From a single Proteiniborus sp. DW1 genomic region:
- a CDS encoding ABC transporter substrate-binding protein: MQKYIKTNIVILLIISLLFLLMGCSKNLGISTQEHKSDTSMPKEINIGILRVPNDETIAISQKIYDKYFTDKGIKCNFIVFDSGVDANKAFASKSIDFATMGNTNGIVALSTGLDVELIWIHEVLGEIEALAVREELNINQVEELEGMKIATTFASTSHYTLLNALRKAGIEDKVQLLDMQTADIVAAWERGDIDAAYTWQPSLGKLLEKGGKIIVSSEDMAKEGYITANVKLVRKEFAKKYPDLVASLIACLAEGAMIYGEDPQEGAEIVSEELQIKPEDALKQMEGAIWLSLKEQLESEYLGTSSSTGKFSKIMKDTADFLAQQKFISKVPTQEEFDKFINPSYIERAIEILESAI; the protein is encoded by the coding sequence ATGCAAAAATATATTAAAACTAATATTGTAATTTTACTGATAATATCTTTATTATTTTTACTAATGGGATGTAGTAAAAACTTAGGTATCTCTACACAAGAACATAAATCTGATACATCAATGCCAAAAGAAATAAATATTGGAATTTTGAGAGTGCCTAATGATGAAACCATCGCAATTTCTCAAAAAATATATGACAAGTACTTCACAGATAAGGGTATAAAATGCAACTTTATAGTTTTTGATTCAGGAGTAGATGCCAATAAGGCATTTGCTTCAAAGAGTATTGACTTTGCAACCATGGGAAACACAAATGGAATAGTGGCATTGTCTACTGGACTTGATGTAGAGCTGATATGGATTCATGAGGTACTTGGCGAAATAGAAGCTTTAGCAGTTAGAGAGGAGCTAAATATTAATCAAGTGGAAGAACTTGAAGGTATGAAAATAGCAACAACCTTTGCTTCCACATCACATTATACTCTGCTTAATGCTCTTAGGAAAGCAGGTATTGAAGATAAGGTACAACTTTTAGATATGCAGACAGCAGATATAGTAGCAGCATGGGAAAGAGGGGATATTGACGCAGCATATACTTGGCAGCCTTCTCTTGGAAAGCTACTAGAAAAGGGTGGAAAGATCATAGTATCAAGTGAGGACATGGCAAAAGAAGGCTATATAACAGCAAATGTAAAGCTAGTAAGGAAAGAATTTGCAAAAAAATATCCTGACCTAGTCGCTTCTCTAATAGCATGTTTGGCAGAAGGTGCAATGATATATGGAGAAGACCCTCAGGAAGGTGCAGAAATTGTATCAGAGGAGCTTCAAATAAAGCCTGAAGATGCTTTAAAACAGATGGAGGGGGCCATATGGCTTTCTCTAAAAGAGCAACTAGAGAGTGAATACTTAGGGACAAGCAGTTCAACAGGCAAGTTTTCAAAAATTATGAAGGATACAGCAGATTTCTTAGCACAACAAAAATTCATCAGTAAAGTTCCGACACAAGAAGAATTTGATAAATTTATAAATCCTAGCTATATTGAAAGAGCTATAGAGATTTTAGAGTCAGCTATCTAA
- a CDS encoding type II CAAX endopeptidase family protein, translating into MYCFKKEKTYLELFNETTKRSYDKIGSKKYIFWFIIYLIAVAVQIIPTFIITFITGIVFAIIALATGAISNILTIESSPFFQWISLIISTGAVIFSFFIYIKFIEKRPFASIGLRSNKKLKKYLIGSLVAIAMQLFYFIVVLLFGLAEIVSEPIHATAGFGTSAISLVFLFLIGFMIQGASEEVVVRGWMMPVLSKHYKVSTAIILSSAFFGFLHILNPNISLLSIVNLILYGVFAALYALNDQCLWGIFAQHSIWNWFMGNVLGLPVSGMIMGKASIIETRLTGPAWITGGAFGPEGGIIVTFILSVSIFILIRLLIKKGILSKQNHHLEIGQ; encoded by the coding sequence ATGTATTGTTTTAAAAAGGAAAAAACATATCTTGAGCTATTTAATGAAACTACTAAACGAAGTTATGATAAAATTGGAAGCAAAAAATATATTTTTTGGTTCATTATCTATCTAATAGCAGTTGCAGTTCAAATTATACCAACTTTTATAATTACATTTATTACAGGAATTGTTTTTGCTATAATTGCACTTGCTACAGGTGCCATAAGTAATATTCTAACTATTGAAAGCAGCCCATTTTTTCAGTGGATTTCATTAATAATTTCTACAGGTGCTGTAATATTTAGTTTTTTTATCTACATAAAGTTTATTGAAAAAAGGCCTTTTGCATCTATAGGACTTAGAAGTAATAAAAAATTGAAAAAATATCTAATCGGTTCATTAGTTGCTATTGCAATGCAATTATTCTACTTTATAGTTGTTTTACTATTTGGTTTGGCTGAGATTGTATCCGAGCCTATTCATGCTACTGCTGGTTTTGGGACTTCTGCTATAAGTCTAGTTTTTCTATTTTTAATAGGTTTTATGATTCAAGGTGCAAGTGAAGAAGTAGTTGTTCGAGGATGGATGATGCCTGTACTATCGAAACATTATAAAGTATCTACTGCAATTATTCTATCTTCCGCTTTCTTTGGTTTTTTACATATTTTAAATCCTAATATTAGCTTATTATCAATTGTTAATCTAATACTGTATGGAGTATTTGCAGCCTTGTATGCCTTAAATGATCAATGTTTATGGGGAATATTTGCACAGCACTCTATTTGGAATTGGTTTATGGGAAATGTTCTGGGATTACCAGTAAGTGGTATGATTATGGGAAAAGCAAGTATTATCGAGACTAGACTAACAGGACCAGCTTGGATAACAGGTGGCGCATTTGGCCCTGAAGGAGGAATTATTGTAACTTTTATATTATCTGTTTCTATTTTTATTCTTATAAGACTATTAATTAAAAAGGGGATTTTATCTAAGCAAAATCATCATCTAGAAATAGGGCAATAA
- a CDS encoding ABC transporter ATP-binding protein yields MENVRKDNIIIDIQNVSLTYETKKKPIIAIKDISLQIKKGDFLCVLGPSGCGKSTLLRIIAGYLKPTSGTCHMQGEPITGPDWHRGVVFQSPTLYPWMSVRKNVEFGPRMKNLSEEDIERIGRHYLEQVDLIDFSDKATFELSGGMKQRVALARVLANEPEVILMDEPFGALDALTRVNMQKLIRDIWMENKNTIFMITHDIDEALSLGTRVLVMSKSPGKILKEFKLDFTYKAKESKYGRVKIDEKYMDIKEEILDMISQR; encoded by the coding sequence ATGGAGAATGTAAGAAAAGATAATATAATCATAGATATTCAAAATGTAAGCTTAACTTATGAAACCAAGAAAAAGCCAATTATAGCCATTAAAGATATAAGCCTACAGATTAAAAAAGGTGATTTTTTATGTGTATTAGGGCCCTCTGGATGTGGCAAAAGCACTTTGTTAAGAATTATAGCTGGTTATTTGAAACCCACTTCGGGAACCTGCCATATGCAAGGCGAACCCATCACTGGTCCTGATTGGCATAGGGGAGTTGTTTTCCAATCACCTACCTTATATCCTTGGATGAGTGTCAGAAAAAATGTAGAATTTGGACCTAGAATGAAGAACTTATCAGAAGAAGATATTGAACGTATAGGAAGACACTACCTAGAACAAGTTGATTTAATAGATTTTAGTGACAAAGCTACATTTGAGCTTTCAGGAGGTATGAAGCAAAGAGTAGCTTTAGCTAGAGTTCTAGCTAACGAACCTGAGGTTATATTAATGGATGAACCCTTTGGTGCTTTAGATGCACTTACAAGAGTAAATATGCAGAAATTAATTCGAGATATCTGGATGGAAAATAAGAACACTATTTTTATGATTACCCATGATATAGATGAAGCACTGTCACTAGGAACGAGGGTTTTAGTCATGTCAAAATCTCCAGGCAAAATACTAAAAGAATTCAAGCTCGATTTTACTTATAAAGCAAAGGAAAGCAAATACGGACGTGTTAAAATTGATGAAAAATATATGGATATCAAAGAAGAAATATTGGATATGATTAGCCAAAGATAA
- a CDS encoding LapA family protein: MKLKINMEIRFIISLLFSIIVAVFAIQNAGNVEINFLFAKFTISQAIVILASAIVGALIVLLLGLIKQIKQNMKIKQLNKEIESIIEERDKLQTRVDELTSGSIQNEETVEETIKELDLDDVNYTEFKNNSSNE, translated from the coding sequence GTGAAGCTAAAAATAAACATGGAAATTAGATTCATAATATCTTTATTATTTTCTATTATAGTTGCTGTTTTTGCTATTCAGAATGCAGGAAACGTTGAGATTAATTTTTTATTTGCTAAATTCACCATTTCTCAGGCAATAGTTATATTGGCTTCTGCAATAGTAGGAGCTTTAATTGTGCTTTTACTTGGTCTTATAAAGCAAATAAAGCAAAATATGAAAATTAAGCAGCTAAATAAAGAAATAGAGAGCATTATAGAAGAAAGAGATAAGCTTCAGACTAGAGTAGATGAACTAACATCTGGTAGTATACAAAACGAGGAAACAGTAGAAGAAACTATAAAAGAATTGGATTTGGATGATGTAAATTATACTGAGTTTAAGAATAATAGTTCAAATGAATAG
- a CDS encoding rhodanese-like domain-containing protein — MLKESRVYKQALLLVLIVISLTFSLIGCQSETTVQEGPKYIDRALTPEQFEAKLAEGGAIVVDIRRAEELEEKGKYKDSIHVPNEIIQENQDEAAKLLPEDKNTTLLIHCAVGGRASKAIDVVIDKLGYKNAYYLASPIIFDEEGNIKDYVQRALTPEQFEVKLKEDVVVVDIRRADELEKMGKYKDSIHVPNELINEDLEAASKLLPEDKNTLILIHCAKGGRASSAIDKIAYDLGYKNAYYLNSPIFFNAEGEITGYVGEDTQGAPSTDEGCGN, encoded by the coding sequence ATGTTAAAGGAGTCAAGAGTATATAAGCAAGCTTTACTGTTGGTATTAATTGTTATTTCATTAACATTTTCTCTAATTGGTTGTCAATCTGAAACTACAGTACAAGAAGGTCCTAAATATATAGATAGAGCTTTAACACCTGAGCAATTTGAAGCTAAGCTTGCAGAAGGAGGTGCAATAGTAGTAGATATAAGAAGAGCTGAAGAACTAGAAGAAAAGGGCAAGTATAAGGATTCTATTCATGTGCCAAATGAGATAATTCAGGAAAATCAGGACGAAGCAGCGAAACTATTACCTGAAGATAAAAATACTACACTACTAATCCACTGTGCTGTAGGAGGAAGAGCATCTAAGGCAATAGATGTTGTTATAGACAAACTTGGATATAAAAATGCATACTACCTAGCTAGTCCTATAATTTTTGATGAAGAGGGGAATATTAAAGATTATGTTCAGAGAGCTCTAACCCCAGAACAATTTGAAGTGAAATTAAAAGAAGATGTTGTTGTAGTAGACATAAGAAGAGCAGATGAACTAGAGAAAATGGGGAAATATAAGGATTCTATCCATGTACCAAATGAATTAATTAATGAAGATTTAGAAGCTGCTTCAAAACTGCTTCCTGAAGATAAGAATACTCTTATATTAATACATTGTGCTAAAGGTGGAAGAGCATCAAGTGCTATCGATAAAATTGCGTATGATTTAGGATATAAAAATGCATACTATCTCAATAGTCCTATCTTCTTTAATGCAGAAGGAGAAATTACTGGATATGTTGGAGAGGACACTCAAGGAGCGCCTTCTACAGACGAAGGATGTGGCAATTAA